The proteins below are encoded in one region of Parvicella tangerina:
- a CDS encoding M23 family metallopeptidase, producing MSKVKYKYNPETLSYDEVELTWKDHLKRLSYYAIAAFVASVLILFFSYGYIKNIGKKEVQYDIEKHEAEIAELKEQVNNLKEISSDLQQKDDNIYRVIFGADPYPQYKRELGVGGNPNVKDKYKDLEHGDLLFEVSQQIAIVEKKLYAQSISFDSVIAMAKQKEDLLQSVPSIQPIHNEDLTHIASGFGMRMHPIYKILKMHTGLDFTADIGTPIFATGDAVVEECKVMSGYGQIVILDHGFGYKTRYAHCSEYKCKKGDKVKRGDIIALVGNTGASVGPHLHYEVMYKGNLVNPVNYFFNDLSPEEFDEVVKISSQPTQSM from the coding sequence ATGAGCAAGGTCAAGTATAAATATAATCCGGAGACGCTGAGTTATGATGAGGTTGAATTAACCTGGAAAGATCACTTAAAAAGGCTCTCTTACTATGCGATTGCAGCGTTTGTTGCTTCCGTTTTAATTCTCTTCTTTTCTTACGGTTACATCAAGAATATAGGGAAGAAAGAAGTGCAATATGACATTGAAAAGCATGAGGCAGAAATTGCTGAACTCAAAGAACAGGTCAACAACTTGAAGGAAATCAGTTCTGATTTGCAACAAAAAGATGATAATATTTATCGAGTTATTTTTGGGGCAGATCCATATCCTCAATATAAAAGAGAGTTGGGTGTAGGTGGTAACCCGAATGTCAAAGACAAGTACAAAGACCTTGAGCATGGAGACCTGTTATTTGAAGTGTCACAACAGATTGCCATTGTAGAGAAAAAACTGTACGCACAAAGCATAAGTTTTGATTCGGTCATTGCTATGGCAAAGCAAAAAGAAGATTTACTGCAATCCGTTCCTTCTATTCAACCTATTCACAATGAAGATTTAACGCATATTGCATCAGGTTTTGGTATGCGGATGCACCCCATCTATAAAATCCTAAAGATGCACACGGGGCTTGATTTTACCGCTGATATAGGAACTCCGATTTTTGCTACTGGAGATGCCGTAGTTGAAGAGTGTAAAGTAATGAGCGGTTATGGCCAAATTGTAATCTTAGATCATGGCTTTGGCTATAAAACACGCTATGCGCATTGTAGTGAGTACAAGTGCAAGAAAGGAGATAAAGTAAAACGTGGTGATATTATTGCTCTTGTCGGGAATACAGGAGCCTCTGTGGGTCCTCATTTACATTATGAAGTGATGTATAAAGGAAATCTTGTAAACCCAGTAAATTACTTCTTTAATGATCTTTCTCCAGAAGAGTTTGATGAGGTCGTGAAAATCTCCTCTCAGCCAACACAGTCGATGTGA
- a CDS encoding T9SS type A sorting domain-containing protein: MIGQTNRWSVTNCFNGCLTDTYFLDGDTTINGKGYRVLNGYHFISGSFLIREEVASKKVFIGIINGNKLDEYLVYDFGIQVGDSVQVFNPISPLPTNVGKLYLDSTSTQVLDDGIFHNVFYLSTVNNQYRPVWIEGVGSLTLINTPCATPDVNSVGHLSCYTRNDIFTYSNLDSIESCSSHIALSSDSFSESKKTISITNTNTLVKIENLPSYCQIGIYSMNGLLLHQENLGEAATPEIDINHLAKGIYLITVTSSNEFWSKKFIKL, from the coding sequence TTGATTGGACAAACCAACAGATGGAGTGTAACCAACTGTTTTAATGGCTGTTTGACCGATACTTATTTTTTAGATGGAGATACCACCATCAATGGTAAAGGTTATCGGGTGCTAAATGGTTATCATTTTATTTCGGGCTCCTTCTTGATTCGTGAAGAAGTTGCTTCAAAGAAAGTTTTCATTGGCATAATCAACGGCAATAAGCTGGATGAGTACCTTGTTTATGACTTCGGTATTCAGGTTGGAGATTCCGTTCAGGTTTTTAACCCAATTAGTCCGCTGCCAACAAACGTTGGCAAGTTGTATCTGGACTCCACCTCAACACAAGTACTTGATGACGGTATCTTTCATAATGTTTTCTATCTATCCACAGTTAATAATCAGTATCGTCCTGTTTGGATAGAGGGGGTTGGCTCTTTAACCCTGATTAATACACCATGTGCCACGCCTGATGTAAATAGTGTTGGACACTTGAGTTGTTATACGCGCAATGATATTTTTACTTATAGCAATCTTGACTCTATAGAAAGTTGCTCCTCACATATTGCCTTATCTTCTGATTCTTTCTCTGAATCCAAAAAAACTATTTCAATCACAAATACGAATACCCTGGTAAAAATTGAAAATCTACCTTCTTATTGTCAAATTGGTATCTACAGTATGAATGGTCTTCTTCTTCACCAAGAAAACTTAGGAGAAGCAGCAACTCCAGAAATTGACATCAATCATTTGGCAAAAGGCATCTACCTCATTACTGTTACTTCATCAAATGAGTTTTGGTCCAAGAAATTCATCAAGCTTTAA